A part of Chloroflexota bacterium genomic DNA contains:
- a CDS encoding ParA family protein, with product MDGKPTQSPYIIALCQQKGGVGKTTTAACLGAGLAQSGKNVLLLDLAPSGNLTASFGINLNRVKRSTTDLFQGTYPPTSLIKPTMIKGLNLIPAQTSLTALSKDLQQKQNSEQRLQDILAGDGIPDYDIIILDCPPGLTLLSVNALACANLAILPVICEYFSLQTLESMHRMIKNAQEKFNAKLTYRLLISRLDQRAKLHKRVHAQIEEHNRSLLLKTVIGSDIKLPESQLAGIPISLYAPNSRATRQFQSLTQEILNIIN from the coding sequence ATGGATGGAAAACCAACCCAATCGCCTTATATCATCGCTCTCTGCCAACAGAAAGGCGGCGTTGGCAAAACCACTACGGCCGCCTGTTTGGGTGCCGGGCTGGCCCAATCTGGCAAGAATGTCCTCCTGTTGGACTTAGCGCCTTCCGGCAACCTGACAGCATCCTTTGGGATCAATCTGAACCGGGTCAAACGGTCCACAACAGACCTCTTCCAGGGCACCTACCCACCCACCAGCCTGATCAAACCCACAATGATCAAGGGCCTAAATCTGATTCCCGCCCAGACTTCGCTGACTGCATTATCCAAAGACCTCCAACAAAAGCAAAACAGTGAACAACGCCTGCAAGACATCCTGGCGGGTGACGGCATTCCCGATTATGACATCATCATCCTCGATTGCCCACCTGGATTGACTCTGCTCTCGGTGAACGCCCTGGCGTGCGCCAATCTGGCAATCCTGCCGGTGATTTGTGAATATTTCTCCCTGCAGACGCTAGAAAGCATGCACCGGATGATCAAAAATGCGCAGGAGAAGTTCAATGCAAAACTGACATACCGCCTGTTGATCTCCAGGCTGGATCAAAGAGCCAAGCTCCACAAAAGAGTTCACGCCCAAATTGAAGAACATAACCGATCCCTGCTCCTCAAGACCGTCATCGGCAGTGACATCAAACTGCCCGAAAGTCAGTTGGCGGGGATCCCAATTTCGCTCTATGCGCCCAATTCACGGGCCACCCGTCAATTCCAATCTCTAACTCAGGAAATCCTGAATATAATAAATTAA
- a CDS encoding M23 family metallopeptidase, producing MENSSQEKQPENKSRDAQFWLSWAATIVLVAVLVSVLYWQPILARQLDEQQTTAVDIGPVADVSSEALANMPYFAVEESDTYLLRHPETQTIAPTRPRSQPVSYTVELGDAIFSIASKYNISPESLLWSNYDVLKDDPHSIRVGQILTIPPTDGILYEWQEGDTVETVAAEFEAEVNDILNWSGNGLDLTDPQIDAGDVVMIPGGQREFQQWVVPTYSVGGDGVLSNLPSNCSLTDNSYYYYGTGFFIWPAANHYLSGNDYWSGHLAIDIAAGTGMPIYAGDSGIVTYAGWNSNGYGYVVMIDHLNGYSTLYAHLSVVNVSCGSGVYQGQMIGNAGSTGNSTGPHLHFEVRYLGGFLNPWTVLP from the coding sequence TTGGAAAATTCATCACAAGAAAAACAACCCGAAAATAAATCTCGGGACGCTCAATTTTGGCTTTCCTGGGCAGCGACAATTGTTCTTGTCGCTGTTCTGGTATCCGTTCTATATTGGCAGCCGATTCTCGCCCGTCAGTTGGACGAGCAGCAAACCACCGCTGTGGATATTGGTCCTGTTGCGGATGTCTCATCAGAAGCCTTGGCCAATATGCCGTATTTCGCAGTGGAAGAATCAGATACCTATCTCCTGCGCCATCCCGAAACCCAAACCATTGCCCCCACTCGGCCTCGAAGCCAGCCGGTGTCCTATACGGTGGAATTGGGCGATGCCATCTTCAGCATTGCCTCAAAATATAATATTTCACCGGAATCGCTGCTTTGGTCCAACTATGATGTCCTGAAAGACGATCCGCACTCCATTCGAGTGGGACAAATTTTAACCATTCCCCCGACGGACGGGATTCTCTATGAATGGCAGGAAGGGGACACGGTTGAAACGGTGGCTGCTGAGTTTGAGGCGGAGGTTAATGATATTCTCAACTGGTCCGGCAATGGCCTGGACCTGACCGACCCTCAAATTGATGCCGGCGATGTGGTTATGATCCCGGGCGGTCAGCGCGAGTTCCAACAGTGGGTCGTGCCGACCTATTCCGTTGGCGGTGATGGGGTGCTTTCCAACCTCCCATCCAACTGTTCGCTCACGGATAACAGCTACTATTATTACGGCACCGGTTTCTTCATCTGGCCCGCCGCCAATCATTACCTTTCCGGGAATGACTATTGGTCCGGCCACCTGGCGATTGATATTGCCGCTGGGACGGGGATGCCGATTTATGCGGGTGACTCCGGCATTGTGACCTACGCTGGCTGGAACAGCAATGGGTATGGATATGTGGTCATGATTGATCACCTGAACGGATATTCCACACTCTATGCCCACTTGAGCGTCGTCAATGTGTCCTGTGGCTCAGGTGTCTATCAGGGTCAGATGATCGGGAATGCCGGTTCCACCGGTAACTCCACCGGCCCTCACTTGCACTTTGAAGTTCGCTATCTGGGCGGTTTCCTCAATCCGTGGACCGTTTTGCCCTGA
- a CDS encoding Hsp20/alpha crystallin family protein: MTLYVTPARRAHRRHMLDEIMRDWDENYTSKLTFPIDVVADNDAFTIKALLPGVSADDLDIQIVNEIVTLSGELKTDRGEGTNYLLAEIPGGKFHRVITLPMPLNAANVEASLENGVLTLVIPKAEEAKPRTIKVKAK, encoded by the coding sequence ATGACCTTATATGTTACACCTGCTCGCCGTGCCCATCGACGTCATATGTTGGATGAAATCATGCGGGATTGGGATGAAAATTACACTTCTAAACTGACCTTCCCCATTGATGTAGTCGCCGATAACGACGCCTTCACCATCAAAGCCCTTCTACCGGGTGTGAGTGCGGATGACCTTGATATTCAAATTGTCAATGAGATTGTCACACTCTCCGGCGAACTCAAGACCGACCGTGGTGAAGGCACTAACTACCTCTTGGCCGAAATCCCTGGCGGAAAATTCCATCGGGTAATCACTTTGCCCATGCCGTTGAATGCCGCCAACGTGGAAGCCAGCCTCGAAAATGGCGTCCTGACTCTCGTCATCCCCAAGGCTGAAGAAGCCAAACCACGGACGATCAAAGTCAAAGCTAAATAA
- a CDS encoding DNA translocase FtsK: MARRTSKKSKSTKRTKATSRQVKREPILAGISPQRRIDIFGIILLVIGLLTIVSLITSTAGSVTGWWVTNLSIAMGWDVYLLPLVLILIGGWMLLRNMDKLPQLSAERVVGFILVFINLAAWFHLFIDGDFAKAAEGTGGGYLGAFFKITFVRTLGKPGAVIALIAWLLISLILMLDLSMASVLKVIGDFIAKLYQKLSTYIKQQLEKKRASSAEPVTPAPTQPARQAPPATAAHAVDDAPQQTKSEGEPTSPYINNATLPTQPVWVLPDINEILEPSAPVEDDSENDRQRARVIEETLRSFGAPAHVVDIQRGPTITMFGVEPDFVENRNGRTRVRVSKITALADDLALALAAARIRIQAPVPKKGYIGIEVPNRQVALVSLKDIVQSSAYQNLKSPLKIALGKDVSGNPVAADLTAMPHLLIAGTTGAGKSVCINDILACFLLNMTPDQLRLILVDPKRVELTGYNGIPHLLSPVIVDAEHVVGALQWMMREMDNRYRKFSETHTRNIADFNAMCEANGEKKLPYLLIVIDELADLMMLAPDETERAITRLAQLARATGIHLIIATQRPSTDILTGLIKANFPARIAFAVASSVDSRVILDQPGADRLLGRGDMLFQAPDAPAPVRIQSSFISDKEISRLASYWRGFSVSQNAPERPDQSAAFQASHPGVALKQTPLWEEMEEENDLDPKFHEAVDIVREEGQASISMLQRKMRIGYTRSARMIDKMEEKGIIGPPDPRTQIREILPESDDQG, encoded by the coding sequence ATGGCGCGCCGAACTTCAAAGAAATCAAAATCAACTAAACGCACAAAAGCCACCTCAAGACAGGTCAAACGAGAACCGATTCTCGCGGGGATTTCTCCCCAGCGGCGGATTGACATTTTCGGTATCATCCTGCTGGTGATTGGTCTATTGACCATCGTCAGCCTGATCACCAGCACCGCCGGTAGTGTGACTGGCTGGTGGGTCACCAACCTAAGCATTGCGATGGGCTGGGATGTCTATTTGCTGCCTCTCGTTCTGATCCTGATCGGCGGCTGGATGCTGCTGCGAAATATGGACAAACTCCCCCAACTCTCCGCAGAACGCGTCGTTGGGTTCATTCTGGTTTTTATCAACCTCGCGGCCTGGTTCCACCTGTTCATTGACGGCGACTTCGCTAAAGCCGCTGAAGGTACTGGCGGGGGTTACCTCGGCGCTTTCTTCAAGATCACATTTGTCCGCACTTTGGGCAAACCTGGGGCGGTGATCGCTCTGATCGCCTGGCTGCTCATCAGCCTGATCCTGATGCTGGACCTTTCCATGGCAAGTGTGTTGAAGGTCATCGGCGACTTCATTGCTAAGCTCTATCAGAAGTTGTCAACTTATATCAAGCAGCAGCTGGAGAAGAAACGAGCCAGCTCAGCTGAACCTGTCACCCCAGCCCCCACCCAACCGGCCCGACAGGCGCCGCCTGCCACCGCTGCGCATGCAGTGGATGACGCTCCCCAACAAACCAAAAGCGAAGGGGAACCAACCAGCCCTTACATTAATAACGCCACCTTGCCGACCCAGCCCGTCTGGGTGCTGCCGGACATCAATGAGATCCTCGAACCCAGTGCGCCAGTGGAAGATGACAGCGAGAATGACCGCCAAAGAGCCCGCGTGATCGAAGAAACCCTGCGCTCCTTCGGGGCACCAGCGCACGTTGTGGATATCCAGCGCGGGCCCACCATCACCATGTTTGGTGTTGAGCCCGATTTTGTCGAGAACCGCAACGGCCGCACCCGTGTGCGTGTCTCCAAGATCACCGCACTGGCGGATGACCTGGCGCTGGCCTTGGCCGCCGCCCGAATCCGCATTCAGGCCCCGGTGCCCAAGAAAGGCTACATCGGGATTGAAGTGCCCAACCGGCAAGTTGCTCTGGTCTCCCTGAAAGACATCGTTCAAAGCAGCGCCTATCAAAACCTGAAATCACCCCTGAAGATCGCCCTGGGCAAGGACGTTTCCGGCAACCCGGTTGCAGCAGACCTCACCGCGATGCCCCACCTGCTGATCGCTGGCACCACCGGTGCCGGTAAATCCGTCTGCATCAACGACATTCTGGCCTGTTTCCTGCTCAACATGACCCCCGATCAACTCCGCCTGATACTGGTGGACCCTAAACGGGTTGAACTGACCGGCTATAATGGTATCCCCCACCTGCTCTCACCTGTGATCGTGGACGCGGAGCATGTGGTCGGCGCATTGCAGTGGATGATGCGTGAGATGGATAATCGCTATCGAAAATTCTCAGAAACCCACACACGCAACATTGCGGATTTCAACGCGATGTGCGAGGCGAACGGTGAGAAAAAATTACCCTATCTGCTGATCGTGATTGACGAGTTGGCAGACCTGATGATGCTGGCACCCGATGAAACGGAACGCGCCATCACCCGTCTGGCCCAGCTGGCCCGCGCCACCGGCATCCACTTGATCATTGCCACCCAGCGCCCTTCGACCGACATCCTCACCGGTCTGATCAAAGCCAACTTCCCCGCCCGGATCGCCTTTGCAGTTGCATCCTCAGTGGACAGCCGCGTGATCCTCGACCAGCCCGGCGCTGATCGGCTGCTGGGACGGGGAGATATGCTCTTCCAGGCACCGGACGCCCCCGCTCCGGTCCGCATCCAAAGCTCCTTTATTTCGGACAAGGAGATCAGTCGCCTGGCATCCTACTGGCGGGGTTTTTCCGTCAGCCAGAACGCTCCGGAACGTCCCGATCAGTCCGCCGCCTTTCAGGCCAGTCACCCAGGTGTGGCACTCAAACAGACACCCCTCTGGGAGGAAATGGAAGAGGAAAATGACCTCGATCCCAAATTCCATGAAGCTGTGGATATCGTCCGGGAAGAAGGCCAGGCCTCCATCTCCATGCTCCAACGGAAAATGCGAATTGGCTACACCCGGTCTGCCCGGATGATCGACAAAATGGAAGAAAAGGGCATCATTGGCCCGCCAGATCCGCGGACTCAAATCCGTGAAATCCTTCCGGAGAGCGACGATCAGGGTTAA
- a CDS encoding glycosyltransferase: MNEFNPSSWSDISKILNIIKNTKLTPQKVDNQNYLAQFARGTAFITFDFGIDGVSIEISKYAKILDEIYAPFSKPHLHMIAGDFQAEASSILNHDWSRFQIKGINGWDKWDGGKWFRALFKTEIKSNSHESKVLAQEIFQQGVSIAKKLGNYLIEEDISLLFPVNIASNPGNMALTLGVVLVSELLGIYVLNSNHDFYWESGKSAEDRKSGEKIGPRDHFFRNSTHKAFFKLFESLYPWNGQRWLQVNINPRQTRRLIKRTGLPKEKVQEISTAVDDQFFKKYSVEDVRYARLRMAHILSNGKTQLESVSIEQHLHTIGDWMRDQTPVIVGSRSGLVVDPESDDLTILLQPTRIIARKRIERDIDLLDALIRRSSFGRDFAENANRQIVLHITGPVPIEHQKDLEKILLAYKRLSAKLPDETAQRVFIAFSVGQEHHPTFLKKNFEPLTIDSIYRMANAVVFPSETEGRGLPIIEASAIEVPIICSKYYPKEVFQNVIGKGLPAELQIQYTHFPEGNFGRGFLENVSRILLSPRDKLQSVDHNRIAVQKRYSRSALRSKFESLLEQLSKI, encoded by the coding sequence TTGAATGAATTTAACCCCTCCAGCTGGTCCGATATTTCCAAAATTTTAAATATAATCAAGAACACTAAACTTACCCCTCAAAAGGTGGATAATCAAAATTACCTGGCTCAATTTGCTAGAGGGACCGCTTTTATTACTTTTGATTTTGGTATAGATGGGGTTTCAATTGAAATCTCTAAATATGCGAAAATATTAGATGAAATTTACGCACCATTTTCAAAGCCTCATCTGCATATGATTGCTGGTGATTTTCAAGCTGAGGCTTCGTCTATTCTTAATCATGACTGGTCAAGATTCCAGATCAAGGGCATCAATGGTTGGGATAAATGGGACGGTGGGAAATGGTTTCGCGCTTTATTCAAGACAGAGATCAAATCGAATAGCCATGAATCAAAAGTTTTGGCTCAGGAAATTTTCCAGCAAGGTGTTTCTATTGCTAAAAAACTTGGGAATTATTTAATAGAAGAGGATATTTCACTCCTATTTCCAGTCAATATCGCATCAAATCCCGGCAATATGGCTTTGACTCTTGGGGTGGTTCTTGTTTCTGAACTTTTAGGGATTTATGTTCTAAATTCCAACCATGATTTTTATTGGGAATCAGGAAAATCTGCGGAAGATCGCAAATCTGGGGAAAAGATCGGGCCTCGCGATCACTTCTTTCGAAATAGCACCCATAAGGCCTTCTTTAAATTATTCGAATCTCTTTATCCTTGGAACGGTCAGCGTTGGCTTCAAGTAAACATCAACCCGCGCCAGACACGGAGATTGATAAAGAGAACTGGTTTACCAAAAGAAAAAGTGCAAGAAATTTCCACAGCCGTTGATGATCAATTTTTTAAGAAATATAGTGTGGAAGACGTAAGATATGCCAGGTTAAGGATGGCTCATATATTATCGAATGGAAAAACTCAATTAGAGTCAGTTTCAATTGAGCAGCATCTGCATACTATTGGGGATTGGATGAGAGATCAGACACCTGTTATTGTTGGTTCTCGTTCGGGGCTTGTGGTTGATCCCGAATCAGACGATTTGACAATATTACTTCAGCCGACAAGGATTATTGCCCGGAAGAGGATTGAACGTGATATAGACCTACTCGATGCTTTGATAAGGCGAAGTTCGTTTGGAAGGGATTTTGCGGAAAATGCAAACAGACAAATTGTGTTGCATATAACCGGGCCTGTTCCAATTGAGCATCAAAAGGATTTAGAAAAAATCCTTTTGGCTTATAAGAGGTTGAGTGCTAAGCTGCCTGATGAGACGGCCCAAAGGGTTTTTATTGCTTTTTCAGTGGGTCAGGAACATCATCCGACATTCCTTAAGAAGAATTTTGAGCCGTTAACGATTGATTCTATTTACCGGATGGCAAATGCAGTTGTGTTTCCAAGTGAGACAGAAGGTCGAGGATTGCCAATTATTGAAGCCAGTGCAATCGAAGTTCCGATTATTTGCAGCAAATATTATCCGAAGGAAGTATTCCAAAATGTAATTGGGAAAGGGCTTCCTGCTGAATTGCAAATTCAATATACTCATTTCCCGGAAGGAAACTTTGGTCGAGGTTTTTTAGAGAATGTATCCAGGATATTATTATCTCCGAGAGATAAGCTTCAATCGGTTGATCATAATAGAATTGCAGTTCAAAAACGATACAGCCGCAGCGCGCTAAGAAGTAAATTTGAGTCTTTGCTGGAGCAACTATCAAAAATATAA
- the rho gene encoding transcription termination factor Rho produces the protein MDILGLEKKTLTELRSIAKDMGLPRPMRSKKESLILELARAIGESEGLEIRGGVLEIMNEGIGFLRQDYRVGSEDVYVSQAQLRRYELRSGDMVIGHVRPPRESERHYGLLKVEYINGLSPDEARKRPRFEKLTPIFPDQRFNLEYDPQVLSTRIINLIAPIGRGQRGMIVSPPKAGKTTILKEIANAISANHPDVWQIMSLIGERPEEVTDMDRSVDAEVVASTFDEPVTAHVRMAEIALDRAKRLVESGLDVVILMDSLTRLARAYNLVVNPSGRTLSGGLDPSALYPPKRFFGAARNLEEGGSLSIIATSLIDTGSRLDDVVYEEFKGTGNMELHLSRRLQERRTFPAIDIERSSTRREDLLLGPDILKRAWLMRRMYLQMISAPPQGAGMDIAVATEAVVQQVARAKTNLEFLETLNGEV, from the coding sequence ATGGATATTTTAGGTTTAGAAAAGAAAACGTTAACTGAATTACGATCAATTGCGAAGGACATGGGGCTCCCCCGACCGATGCGCAGCAAGAAGGAATCCCTGATCCTGGAACTCGCCAGGGCAATCGGCGAATCGGAAGGCCTTGAAATTCGCGGTGGTGTCCTTGAGATCATGAATGAGGGCATCGGCTTCCTGCGCCAGGACTACCGGGTGGGGTCGGAAGACGTCTATGTTTCCCAGGCCCAACTGCGCCGATATGAGCTGCGCTCCGGTGATATGGTCATCGGGCATGTGCGCCCTCCGCGGGAATCCGAGCGTCATTATGGCCTATTGAAAGTGGAATACATCAACGGCCTCAGCCCGGATGAAGCTCGTAAACGACCCCGTTTTGAAAAACTCACTCCCATTTTCCCAGACCAACGTTTTAATCTTGAATACGACCCCCAGGTCCTTTCAACCCGGATCATTAATTTGATTGCACCGATCGGCCGCGGCCAGCGCGGGATGATCGTTTCTCCCCCAAAGGCCGGCAAGACCACGATCCTCAAAGAGATCGCAAATGCCATTTCCGCCAATCATCCTGATGTCTGGCAGATCATGTCCCTGATTGGCGAACGGCCGGAAGAGGTGACAGATATGGACCGGTCTGTGGATGCTGAAGTGGTTGCCTCCACCTTTGATGAACCGGTCACCGCTCATGTGCGCATGGCAGAGATCGCTTTAGACCGAGCGAAGCGGCTTGTCGAATCAGGCCTCGATGTGGTAATCTTGATGGACTCATTAACAAGGTTGGCTCGGGCTTATAACCTCGTGGTCAATCCATCCGGACGTACGCTCTCCGGTGGCTTGGACCCCTCAGCCCTTTACCCGCCGAAACGCTTCTTTGGTGCAGCTCGGAATTTGGAAGAGGGTGGCTCCCTTTCGATCATCGCAACGTCGCTGATCGATACCGGTTCCCGCCTGGACGATGTCGTCTACGAAGAATTCAAGGGCACCGGTAACATGGAATTGCACCTCTCCCGCCGCTTGCAAGAGCGTCGAACTTTCCCGGCTATTGACATTGAACGTTCGTCTACCCGCCGTGAAGACCTGCTCCTTGGCCCTGATATTCTGAAACGTGCCTGGCTGATGCGCCGGATGTATTTGCAAATGATCAGTGCACCGCCTCAGGGCGCCGGTATGGATATCGCCGTTGCAACCGAAGCGGTTGTCCAGCAAGTCGCACGGGCAAAAACCAACCTTGAATTTCTAGAGACTTTGAACGGAGAAGTCTAA
- a CDS encoding M23 family metallopeptidase — translation MRFDKNDKVKLKGLLISSFLIILAVASFFLLYHYYLSPSSRTRKVVEFILNPDESSKPQFEALSRCGDAPFVMPTSGMVGFIWGDSFRIGHHHTGIDIFAGTDAGLTPVYVAYDGYLTRMPDWKSSLIIRIPEDPLQPDRQIWTYYTHLADVDGNSLIDAAFPVGTEEIFVPAGTFLGFQGNYSGTAGNPTGVHLHFSIVLDDGEGQFLNELEIKNTLDPSPYFNLTLNQEDNSGDIPTCQAP, via the coding sequence ATGAGATTTGATAAGAATGATAAGGTTAAGCTTAAAGGGCTTCTGATTAGCAGCTTCTTGATAATTCTAGCAGTAGCCAGTTTCTTCCTGCTCTATCACTATTACCTTTCGCCCAGTTCCCGGACTCGTAAAGTGGTGGAATTCATCCTGAATCCGGATGAGTCCAGCAAACCGCAGTTTGAGGCGCTCTCCAGATGTGGTGATGCGCCCTTTGTGATGCCGACATCCGGGATGGTCGGTTTTATCTGGGGGGATTCGTTCCGGATTGGGCATCATCACACGGGGATTGATATCTTCGCAGGCACGGATGCCGGCCTGACGCCTGTTTATGTGGCTTATGACGGCTATTTGACTCGGATGCCGGACTGGAAATCCTCGCTGATTATCCGAATTCCTGAGGATCCGCTCCAGCCTGACCGTCAGATTTGGACGTATTACACTCACCTGGCGGATGTGGATGGAAATTCACTGATTGATGCCGCTTTCCCGGTGGGAACCGAAGAGATATTTGTGCCGGCTGGGACCTTCCTGGGTTTTCAGGGTAATTACTCTGGCACAGCGGGCAATCCCACAGGGGTACACCTGCATTTCTCAATTGTCCTGGATGATGGCGAGGGGCAGTTTCTCAATGAGCTTGAGATCAAGAATACGCTGGATCCCTCACCTTATTTCAACCTGACTTTGAACCAGGAGGACAATTCAGGCGATATCCCGACTTGTCAGGCCCCCTGA
- a CDS encoding endonuclease III yields the protein MTVADQEFTRKITEIREALLETFGMPVWRTPYPPVDELVSTILSQNTNDINRDKAFDTLKASFPSWEAVMVANPVEVIEAVRIAGLANQKGPRIQQALMEISEHTGGNLDLAFLRDLPVEEARAWLMNIKGVGPKTAAIVLLFSMGIPAFPVDTHIYRVTGRLGLRPMKLNRKQTHVYLEERTPPEFFYDLHLNIIRLGREVCGARKWECDRCPVESLCPFENKNLSSGE from the coding sequence ATGACCGTTGCCGACCAGGAATTTACCAGAAAGATCACTGAGATTCGGGAGGCGCTGCTGGAAACCTTTGGCATGCCTGTCTGGCGGACACCTTACCCGCCGGTGGATGAGCTGGTTTCCACGATCCTCTCACAAAACACCAATGACATCAATCGGGATAAGGCCTTCGATACCCTGAAGGCCAGTTTCCCTTCCTGGGAAGCGGTGATGGTCGCAAACCCCGTGGAAGTGATTGAGGCGGTGCGGATTGCCGGGCTGGCCAACCAGAAGGGCCCCCGCATCCAACAGGCCTTGATGGAGATCAGTGAACACACCGGCGGCAACCTGGACCTGGCATTCCTGCGGGATTTGCCGGTCGAGGAAGCACGGGCATGGCTGATGAATATCAAAGGGGTGGGCCCGAAGACGGCCGCGATAGTGCTGCTCTTTTCCATGGGAATTCCGGCTTTTCCGGTAGATACGCATATTTACCGGGTGACGGGTCGGCTGGGGCTGCGACCGATGAAGCTGAACCGGAAGCAGACCCATGTCTATCTGGAAGAACGCACGCCGCCGGAATTTTTCTATGACTTGCATCTGAATATCATCCGGTTGGGACGGGAAGTCTGCGGGGCGCGTAAGTGGGAATGTGACCGTTGCCCGGTGGAAAGCCTTTGTCCTTTTGAAAACAAAAACCTGTCCTCTGGTGAATGA
- a CDS encoding asparaginase encodes MLAKDCVPLVELTRGEIVESIHFGAFIVVDSSGKVLASEGNPDLMTYPRSSMKPFQALPFIERDGAEKFRLTDQEISIMCASHSGTDLHKSVLEGMHAKIGISEADLACGVHWPSDAATRDAMKAAGEEPTPFRHNCSGKHTGMLAHATLRGLAKEDYLNPDHPVQVTIRETLAEMVDMNPDEMPLGRDGCSAPVYGIPLINMARGVAKMADPVQLEAKRAESCRKITHAMMSYPVMVAGPGKFDTDLMSAAKGKVFCKGGAEGYQIIGVMPGVLGEKSPGLGIAIKISDGDNDGRARASVSVTILQALGVLGQNEMDALSGYGNLPVKNWRGFVVGEIRPAFTLSTGLEN; translated from the coding sequence ATGCTGGCCAAAGATTGTGTTCCCCTGGTGGAATTAACCCGGGGTGAGATCGTTGAATCGATCCACTTCGGGGCTTTTATTGTGGTGGACTCATCCGGGAAGGTCCTCGCCTCAGAGGGCAATCCGGATTTGATGACTTATCCGCGCAGTTCGATGAAGCCTTTCCAGGCGCTGCCCTTCATTGAAAGGGATGGGGCTGAGAAATTCAGGCTGACAGATCAGGAAATATCGATCATGTGTGCCTCCCATTCCGGCACAGATTTGCATAAATCGGTGCTCGAGGGGATGCATGCCAAGATTGGCATCTCGGAAGCCGATCTGGCTTGTGGGGTGCATTGGCCTTCGGATGCGGCCACGCGGGACGCGATGAAAGCGGCCGGGGAAGAGCCTACGCCCTTCCGCCATAACTGCTCCGGGAAGCATACCGGCATGTTGGCGCATGCCACCTTGCGCGGCCTGGCTAAGGAGGATTACCTCAATCCGGATCATCCTGTGCAGGTGACGATTCGTGAGACCCTGGCCGAAATGGTGGATATGAACCCGGATGAGATGCCTCTGGGGCGGGATGGCTGTTCCGCGCCAGTTTACGGAATCCCACTAATCAATATGGCGCGGGGCGTGGCCAAAATGGCCGACCCAGTGCAGCTGGAAGCGAAAAGGGCGGAATCCTGCCGAAAGATCACCCATGCCATGATGAGCTATCCCGTGATGGTGGCCGGGCCGGGGAAGTTCGATACGGACTTGATGTCCGCAGCCAAAGGAAAGGTCTTTTGCAAGGGTGGGGCGGAAGGCTACCAGATCATTGGCGTGATGCCGGGCGTGTTGGGTGAGAAGTCACCAGGCCTGGGGATCGCAATCAAGATTTCCGATGGCGATAATGACGGCCGGGCGCGTGCCAGTGTCAGCGTGACGATTTTGCAGGCTTTGGGCGTGCTGGGTCAAAATGAAATGGATGCGCTCTCTGGTTATGGCAACCTGCCGGTGAAGAACTGGCGGGGGTTTGTGGTGGGTGAAATTCGACCGGCTTTTACACTTTCAACCGGTTTAGAGAATTGA